AGAAAGCCCGGAAAACAAAATCCGCATTGCACAGCATTTGTCTCATCAAAGCAATCGATCAACAGTTTTCCTTCCGGAGTTTCTGCAATTGCTTCAACAGTCAGAATCTCGTTTCCATCTGCGTGAACAGCGTTTAAAATGCAGCTTGTAACAGGTTTTTCATTCATCAGAATTGTACATGCTCCGCACTCACCTTCTCCGCAGCCTTCTTTAGTTCCGGTTAAACTAAAATCCTCGCGAATCACATCGATCAATCGTCTCATCGGATCTGTGTTTATGCTAACATTTTTATTATTTAATTTGAAACTGATCTTCATCTGCCTTCCTTTTTTTCTGCTCACGGATTTTCACAGATCAACACGGATAAAAAATAGCGTTAATTTAACCTTCCTTTGATGGTTAATATCATTTCTTCTGTTCTCTGATGTGTTTAAAAATAATTTCAGGAGTCAGAGGTATCTCATTGATAAATATTCCGGTAGCCTGATAAAATGCATTACGGATAGAAGGTGCCGGATAATCCATGGGAATTTCTCCGAGTCCTTTGGCGATTTCCGAATTTGTATGAATAAATTCGATATCCATTTCAGGAATGTCCAAAGAAGTTGGCAAAACATAATCGGTGAATCCTTCCAATCTACCGAAACCTTTTTTATAGAAAAATTCGGATGTTGCATAACCGACTGCCTGGATCAATCCTCCCTGAACCTGACCTTCAGCAATTTGTAGATTGATGACTTTCCCAATATCAAGAACAGTCCAGATCTTTTTTACTTCGATTTGATAACTATCAGCATGAAAATAAATCTCCGAAACGCAGGCTGCCCAGGAATAGTCTTTGTAACCGATTCCCTGGAAAGTATCTTCATTAAAAAAAACGGATGGATCCGGTACAAAATTCATCCTGTATTCAAGAGGGAATTTTATGGATTTTTTTTTAATGTATTTCTCAAGATTTTCGAAATTCAATTCTTTTTTGATTTTCAGAGATAATTTTCTTAACAGGTGTCCAACAATATAAATCGTTCTGGAAGCAACAGTCGGCCCGCTGTTTGGC
The window above is part of the Candidatus Cloacimonadota bacterium genome. Proteins encoded here:
- a CDS encoding (2Fe-2S)-binding protein, which gives rise to MKISFKLNNKNVSINTDPMRRLIDVIREDFSLTGTKEGCGEGECGACTILMNEKPVTSCILNAVHADGNEILTVEAIAETPEGKLLIDCFDETNAVQCGFCFPGFLVSSYSYLKNDGEANLDKIKENLSGNICRCTGYQKIFESVFMACNKCDSNTE